A region of Sphingobium baderi DNA encodes the following proteins:
- a CDS encoding RES family NAD+ phosphorylase: protein MRLLALNDPHRPIVTLDNPSIPEFASWRSYEIFAKRVRHSNRFVWSNEVQAFLDTVVATIEQRDQILHKGRVLYRAQRGVIWEDRKNSDGEWIGEDVYGYGSQRMKPLANRAKEGRANPAGIPVLYIGSNLDTAISEVRPWVGAEVSVARCKILRPLRTLDLSLGHGQSSFAGPIFSHVMGNTKPTAAEKKTAVWTDIDNAFSRPVTLSDDTADYVPTQILAELFRSQGYDAIAYKSQFGDEDGLNIAVFDPSAVEIATCAPFKVKSIKVEAEQIGNDWFRTESN, encoded by the coding sequence ATGAGGCTCCTCGCCCTTAACGATCCGCATAGGCCTATTGTGACGCTGGATAACCCCTCTATTCCTGAGTTCGCATCGTGGCGCAGCTATGAGATATTTGCCAAGCGGGTGCGTCATTCCAATCGCTTTGTTTGGAGCAATGAAGTCCAAGCGTTCCTTGATACTGTCGTAGCTACCATCGAGCAGCGTGACCAAATTCTTCACAAAGGGCGCGTTCTCTATCGCGCTCAACGTGGTGTAATCTGGGAAGATCGCAAAAACAGCGACGGAGAATGGATCGGCGAAGATGTTTACGGCTATGGCAGCCAGCGGATGAAGCCTTTGGCCAATCGCGCCAAAGAGGGCCGCGCTAATCCTGCTGGTATTCCAGTTCTCTACATCGGCAGCAATCTCGACACAGCTATCTCAGAGGTGCGTCCTTGGGTTGGCGCAGAGGTGTCTGTCGCCCGCTGTAAAATCCTCCGCCCACTTCGGACGTTGGACCTGTCGCTTGGTCACGGCCAATCGTCATTTGCTGGGCCGATTTTCAGTCACGTAATGGGCAATACGAAACCTACTGCCGCTGAGAAGAAGACGGCAGTTTGGACTGACATTGACAATGCCTTCTCCAGACCAGTGACGCTCTCAGACGACACGGCAGACTATGTGCCTACACAAATCCTTGCAGAGCTATTCCGCAGCCAAGGCTACGATGCCATCGCCTACAAAAGCCAGTTTGGCGACGAGGATGGTTTGAACATCGCTGTTTTTGACCCCAGCGCGGTCGAGATAGCCACTTGCGCGCCATTCAAAGTGAAATCCATTAAGGTCGAAGCGGAGCAGATTGGGAACGACTGGTTCCGAACGGAAAGCAACTAA
- a CDS encoding DUF6771 family protein, whose product MERDSLSAIILNSPAWARVGLTMPDERMRERAADALAASIIEKLNPAPEPDRNQLKLPL is encoded by the coding sequence ATGGAACGCGATTCGCTCTCAGCCATAATCCTAAACTCGCCTGCATGGGCCAGAGTTGGCCTCACAATGCCTGACGAGCGTATGCGCGAACGGGCAGCAGACGCCCTTGCAGCCAGCATCATTGAGAAGCTTAACCCTGCTCCTGAACCTGACCGCAATCAGCTAAAGTTGCCACTGTGA